The following coding sequences lie in one Streptomyces venezuelae genomic window:
- a CDS encoding IS5 family transposase (programmed frameshift) — translation MGVGARLGVWAVGILTNAEWDRLESLLPRGGTRGGRWSDHRRVINGVLYRVRTGVQWRDLPERFGPWETVYKRHRRWSADGTWKMLLSRVQAAEDAGGRIDWDVSVDSTVVRAHQHAAGARKAPPAPPPQKGAGQGTNQGDPAAETGRPADGRGPLGECLGRSRGGFTTKIHLAADGRCRPLTVVLTPGHYGDGPQLERVLGQISVPRSGVGRPRSRPDHVLADKAYTSRKNRRYLRRRGIRHTIPERLDQQRHRQNRGSRGGRPTGFDSERYKKRNTVERAINRLKGFRAVATRYEKRAYIYLGTITLAALTIWLRT, via the exons ATGGGTGTTGGGGCCAGGCTGGGTGTATGGGCCGTGGGGATTTTAACGAATGCGGAGTGGGATCGTCTGGAGTCACTCCTGCCTCGTGGTGGTACGCGTGGAGGCCGGTGGAGTGACCACCGGCGGGTGATCAACGGCGTCCTGTACCGGGTGAGGACGGGCGTGCAGTGGCGAGACCTGCCCGAACGGTTCGGGCCGTGGGAGACCGTCTACAAACGTCATCGTCGCTGGTCGGCGGACGGAACTTGGAAGATGCTGCTGTCTCGCGTCCAGGCCGCTGAGGATGCCGGGGGCCGGATCGACTGGGACGTCTCGGTGGACTCCACCGTGGTGCGGGCACACCAGCATGCTGCCGGCGCGAGGAAAGCCCCGCCGGCCCCGCCCCCTCAAAAGGGGGCGGGCCAGGGTACGAATCAGGGCGATCCG GCTGCGGAAACTGGCCGTCCGGCTGACGGACGTGGTCCGCTCGGCGAATGCCTGGGACGCTCCCGCGGCGGCTTCACCACCAAAATCCATCTCGCCGCCGACGGACGATGCCGCCCCCTCACGGTCGTCCTGACACCCGGACACTACGGAGACGGCCCTCAGCTCGAGCGGGTGCTGGGGCAGATTTCCGTGCCCCGCAGCGGTGTTGGGCGGCCCCGCAGCCGGCCCGATCACGTGCTGGCCGACAAGGCCTACACCTCCCGGAAGAACCGCCGCTACCTGCGACGACGCGGAATCCGGCACACCATTCCCGAACGTCTCGACCAGCAAAGACACCGCCAGAACCGGGGCTCCCGCGGCGGGCGGCCCACCGGATTCGACAGCGAGCGCTACAAGAAACGCAACACCGTCGAACGCGCCATCAACCGCCTCAAGGGCTTCCGCGCCGTCGCCACCCGCTACGAGAAACGCGCCTATATCTACCTCGGCACCATCACCCTCGCGGCCCTCACCATCTGGCTCCGCACATGA
- a CDS encoding acyl-CoA synthetase, producing MEYNLADLFESVVDVVPDREALVYIDHPGTGAERRLTYAELDAAANRVAHHLVDSGLRPGEHLGLHLYNGVEYLQTVLACLKARLVPVNVNYRYVEEELVYLYRDADLAALVFDAEFTERVAAALPRTEKLRHLVRVGEPPADAPALDVVAFADAEAAGSPERGFGPRSADDLFIIYTGGTTGMPKGVMWRQEDLFFAGLFGGEPAGEPVKRPEELAERVAAGGPGITFFPAPPLMHGTSTLTSFIAFNYGQRVALHRKYVPEELLRTIEKERVSSVSLVGDAMLRPLIDALRGPLKGTDLSSLFSVSSSGAIMSETVRAQFQELAPDVLLLNNFGSSESGSNGKATDDSGPEKGFRLEVNERTQVVDLVTHEPVPVGEPGRLAQRGHVPLGYYNDPRKTAETFFQRDGERWVLLGDMATVDEDGIVTVLGRGSQCINTGGEKVYPEEVEQALKSHPDVYDALVAGVPDERWGSHVAAVVQLRDGAAPLDLEAVQTHCRALLAGYKIPRSVVFTDHIQRSPSGKADYRWAKAVAAEG from the coding sequence GTGGAGTACAACCTTGCCGACCTGTTCGAGTCGGTCGTCGACGTGGTCCCCGACCGCGAGGCGCTCGTCTACATCGACCACCCCGGCACGGGAGCGGAACGCCGCCTCACCTACGCCGAGCTGGACGCGGCCGCCAACCGCGTCGCCCACCACCTCGTCGACAGCGGTCTGCGCCCCGGCGAGCACCTGGGCCTGCACCTGTACAACGGCGTCGAGTACCTGCAGACGGTCCTCGCCTGCCTGAAGGCACGCCTCGTACCGGTCAACGTGAACTACCGGTACGTGGAGGAGGAACTGGTCTACCTCTACCGCGACGCGGACCTCGCGGCGCTCGTCTTCGACGCCGAGTTCACCGAGCGGGTCGCGGCGGCGCTGCCGCGCACGGAGAAGCTGCGGCACCTGGTGCGGGTCGGCGAACCGCCCGCCGACGCCCCCGCGCTCGACGTGGTGGCGTTCGCCGACGCGGAGGCGGCGGGGTCGCCGGAGCGCGGGTTCGGGCCCCGCTCCGCCGACGACCTCTTCATCATCTACACGGGCGGCACGACGGGCATGCCCAAGGGCGTCATGTGGCGCCAGGAGGACCTGTTCTTCGCCGGGCTCTTCGGCGGGGAGCCCGCGGGCGAGCCGGTGAAGCGGCCCGAGGAGCTCGCCGAGCGGGTCGCGGCGGGCGGGCCCGGCATCACGTTCTTCCCCGCGCCCCCGCTGATGCACGGCACGTCGACGCTGACGTCGTTCATCGCCTTCAACTACGGGCAGCGCGTCGCCCTGCACCGCAAGTACGTCCCCGAGGAATTGCTCCGCACCATCGAAAAGGAGCGGGTGTCCAGCGTCTCCCTGGTCGGCGACGCGATGCTCAGGCCGCTCATCGACGCGCTGCGCGGCCCGCTCAAGGGCACCGACCTGTCCTCCCTGTTCAGCGTCTCCTCGTCCGGGGCGATCATGTCGGAGACCGTCCGCGCCCAGTTCCAGGAGCTCGCGCCGGACGTGCTGCTCCTGAACAACTTCGGGTCCTCCGAGTCGGGCTCCAACGGCAAGGCGACCGACGACTCGGGCCCGGAGAAGGGCTTCCGGCTCGAGGTCAACGAGCGCACGCAGGTGGTGGACCTGGTCACGCACGAGCCGGTGCCGGTGGGCGAGCCGGGGCGTCTGGCCCAGCGCGGCCACGTGCCGCTCGGCTACTACAACGACCCGAGGAAGACAGCGGAGACGTTCTTCCAGAGGGACGGGGAGCGCTGGGTGCTGCTCGGCGACATGGCGACGGTCGACGAGGACGGCATCGTCACCGTGCTCGGCCGCGGCTCGCAGTGCATCAACACTGGCGGCGAGAAGGTGTATCCGGAGGAGGTCGAGCAGGCGCTCAAGTCGCACCCCGACGTGTACGACGCGCTCGTCGCGGGCGTCCCCGACGAGCGGTGGGGCAGCCATGTGGCCGCCGTCGTCCAGCTCAGGGACGGAGCGGCCCCGCTGGACCTTGAGGCGGTGCAGACCCACTGCCGCGCCCTGCTCGCCGGCTACAAGATCCCGCGTTCCGTGGTCTTCACGGACCACATCCAGCGCTCCCCCAGCGGCAAGGCGGACTACCGCTGGGCCAAGGCGGTGGCCGCCGAGGGCTAG
- a CDS encoding crotonase/enoyl-CoA hydratase family protein yields the protein MGGTERGTERGTEHLSVRREGATLILTLNRPEAKNALSIAMLVGLYDGWVEADEDDGIRSIVLTGAGGSFCAGMDLKALAGKGMEGERHRDRLKADPDLHWKAMLRHHRPRKPVIAAVEGYCVAGGTEILQGTDIRVAGESATFGLFEVKRGLFPIGGSTVRLPRQIPRTHALEMLLTGRPYAAAEAAAIGLIGHVVPDGTALDKALVIAEQINACGPLAVEAVKASVYETAEMTEADGLAAELKRGWPVFDTADAREGARAFAEKRVPVFRRA from the coding sequence ATGGGTGGGACGGAACGCGGTACGGAACGTGGGACGGAACATCTCTCCGTGCGGCGCGAGGGCGCCACACTGATACTCACGCTGAACAGGCCCGAGGCGAAGAACGCGCTGTCGATCGCGATGCTCGTCGGCCTGTACGACGGCTGGGTCGAGGCCGACGAGGACGACGGGATCCGCTCCATCGTGCTCACCGGCGCCGGCGGCTCCTTCTGCGCGGGCATGGACCTCAAGGCCCTCGCCGGCAAAGGCATGGAGGGCGAGCGGCACAGGGACCGGCTCAAAGCCGACCCCGATCTGCACTGGAAGGCGATGCTCCGCCACCACCGCCCCCGCAAACCCGTCATCGCCGCCGTGGAGGGGTACTGCGTGGCGGGCGGCACGGAGATCCTGCAAGGGACCGACATCCGGGTGGCGGGGGAGTCGGCGACGTTCGGTCTCTTCGAGGTGAAGCGCGGCCTCTTCCCCATCGGCGGCTCGACCGTACGGCTGCCGCGGCAGATCCCTCGTACCCACGCCCTGGAGATGCTGCTCACCGGGCGGCCCTACGCGGCGGCGGAGGCCGCGGCGATCGGCCTCATCGGGCACGTCGTGCCGGACGGCACGGCCCTGGACAAGGCCCTCGTCATCGCCGAGCAGATCAACGCGTGCGGGCCGCTCGCCGTGGAGGCGGTGAAGGCGTCCGTGTACGAAACCGCCGAGATGACCGAGGCGGACGGCCTCGCGGCCGAGCTCAAGCGGGGGTGGCCGGTCTTCGACACGGCCGATGCGAGGGAAGGTGCTCGCGCTTTTGCGGAGAAGCGGGTGCCTGTTTTTCGGCGTGCGTAG
- a CDS encoding Zn-ribbon domain-containing OB-fold protein, which produces MTSVPSPEVLRAPLVVEFPFTRSLGPVQSAFLTGLRERTVLGVRTGDGRTLVPPVEYDPVTAEEIRDLVEVAATGTVTTWAWNHEPRRGQPLDTPFAWVLVRLDGADTALLHALDAPGPDAVRSGMRVRVRWAAERVGAITDIACFEPYEGEAAQAGTAPHTGAFDDPVTGIVAAARLDYTYAPGRAQSAYIHALSDRRTVGERCPSCRKVYVPPRGACPTCGVATAERVEVGPRGTVTTYCIVNIKAKNLDIEVPYVYAHIALDGADLALHARIAGIPYDEVRMGLRVEPVWTEGGRYPDHYRPTGEPDADYDTYKELV; this is translated from the coding sequence ATGACATCCGTCCCCTCACCAGAAGTGCTGCGTGCTCCCCTCGTCGTCGAGTTTCCCTTCACGCGCTCGCTCGGGCCCGTGCAGAGCGCGTTCCTCACCGGGCTGCGCGAGCGCACCGTGCTCGGCGTGCGGACCGGCGACGGCCGCACCCTCGTCCCGCCCGTCGAGTACGACCCCGTGACCGCCGAGGAGATCCGCGACCTCGTCGAGGTCGCCGCCACCGGCACCGTCACCACCTGGGCCTGGAACCACGAGCCGCGCCGCGGCCAGCCCCTGGACACCCCGTTCGCCTGGGTCCTCGTCCGGCTCGACGGCGCCGACACCGCCCTGCTCCACGCACTGGACGCGCCCGGCCCCGACGCCGTCCGTAGCGGCATGCGGGTCCGGGTCCGCTGGGCCGCGGAACGCGTCGGCGCCATCACGGACATCGCCTGCTTCGAGCCGTACGAGGGAGAGGCGGCGCAGGCCGGGACCGCACCGCACACCGGCGCGTTCGACGACCCCGTCACCGGCATCGTCGCGGCCGCCCGGCTCGACTACACCTACGCGCCGGGCCGCGCCCAGTCGGCGTACATCCACGCCCTCTCCGACCGGCGGACCGTCGGCGAGCGGTGCCCGTCCTGCCGCAAGGTGTACGTTCCGCCGCGCGGCGCCTGCCCCACGTGCGGGGTCGCCACGGCGGAGCGCGTGGAGGTCGGGCCGCGCGGCACCGTCACGACGTACTGCATCGTCAACATCAAGGCGAAGAACCTCGACATCGAAGTCCCCTACGTCTACGCGCACATCGCCCTCGACGGCGCCGACCTGGCCCTGCACGCCCGTATCGCGGGCATCCCCTACGACGAGGTCCGCATGGGGCTGCGCGTCGAACCCGTCTGGACCGAGGGCGGCCGCTACCCCGACCACTACCGGCCCACCGGCGAACCCGACGCCGACTACGACACGTACAAGGAGCTGGTCTAG
- a CDS encoding thiolase domain-containing protein: MAPHERRQVAVVAFGQSDHLRTTDELSEVEMLMPVLHEVLAATGLKTSDIGFTCSGSSDYLAGRAFSFTMALDGVGAWPPISESHVEMDGAWALYEAWVKLQTGEADTALVYSYGKSSPGSVRDVLTRQLDPYYVAPLWPDSVALAALQAQALIDAGETDEPALAGVASRSRTAAAANPHAQLKGPVAQGEYAVRPLRTGDCPPVGDGAAAVILAAGERARELCERPAWIRGIDHRIEAHGLGVRDLTDSPSTRLAAERAGVFERPVDTAELHAPFTSQEVVLRKALSLADDVAVNPSGGALAANPMMAAGLIRIGEAAARIHRGDSDRAVAHATSGPCLQQNLVAVLEGETRV, translated from the coding sequence ATGGCGCCCCACGAACGGCGGCAGGTCGCCGTCGTCGCCTTCGGGCAGAGCGACCACCTGCGCACCACCGACGAGCTCTCCGAGGTCGAGATGCTCATGCCGGTGCTGCACGAAGTCCTCGCCGCGACCGGCCTGAAGACGAGCGACATCGGCTTCACCTGCTCCGGCTCGTCGGACTACCTCGCGGGACGCGCCTTCTCCTTCACGATGGCGCTCGACGGGGTGGGCGCCTGGCCTCCGATCTCCGAGTCGCACGTCGAGATGGACGGCGCCTGGGCCCTGTACGAGGCCTGGGTGAAACTGCAGACCGGCGAGGCCGACACCGCGCTCGTCTACTCCTACGGCAAGTCCTCGCCCGGCTCCGTGCGCGACGTGCTCACCCGGCAGCTCGACCCGTACTACGTCGCCCCGCTCTGGCCCGACTCCGTGGCCCTCGCCGCGCTGCAGGCCCAGGCGCTCATCGACGCGGGCGAGACCGACGAGCCCGCACTCGCCGGGGTCGCGAGCCGGAGCCGTACGGCCGCCGCCGCCAACCCGCACGCACAGCTGAAGGGTCCGGTCGCGCAGGGCGAGTACGCCGTACGCCCCCTGCGCACCGGCGACTGCCCGCCGGTCGGCGACGGCGCGGCCGCCGTGATCCTCGCCGCGGGGGAGCGGGCCCGGGAGCTCTGCGAGCGGCCCGCGTGGATCCGCGGCATCGACCACCGCATCGAGGCGCACGGACTCGGCGTGCGCGATCTCACCGACTCGCCGTCGACCCGCCTGGCCGCCGAACGCGCCGGAGTCTTCGAACGGCCCGTCGACACGGCCGAGTTGCACGCCCCCTTCACCTCGCAGGAAGTCGTCCTGCGCAAGGCCCTGAGCCTGGCGGACGACGTCGCCGTCAACCCGTCCGGCGGCGCCCTCGCCGCCAACCCCATGATGGCCGCCGGACTCATCCGGATCGGCGAAGCCGCCGCACGCATCCACCGGGGCGACTCGGACCGGGCCGTCGCCCACGCCACGTCAGGACCCTGCCTCCAGCAGAACCTGGTCGCCGTCCTGGAAGGAGAGACCCGTGTCTGA
- a CDS encoding thiolase domain-containing protein produces MSKEPVAVVGVGQTKHVAARRDVSIAGLVREAAQSALRDAELTWADIDAVVIGKAPDFFEGVMMPELYLADALGAVGKPMLRVHTAGSVGGSTALVAANLVAARVHGTVLTLAFEKQSESNAMWGLSLPVPFQQPLLAGAGGFFAPHVRAYMRRTGAPDTVGSLVAYKDRRNALKNPYAHLHEHDITLEKVQASPMLWDPIRYSETCPSSDGACAMILTDRAGAARSPRPPAWMHGGAMRSEPTLFAGKDFVSPQAGKDCAADVYRQAGIADPRREIDAVEMYVPFSWYEPMWLENLGFAEEGEGWKLTESGVTELDGDLPVNMSGGVLSTNPIGASGMIRFAEAALQVRGQAGEHQVEGARKALGHAYGGGSQFFAMWLVGAEPPTG; encoded by the coding sequence GTGTCCAAGGAACCCGTGGCGGTCGTCGGGGTCGGCCAGACCAAACACGTGGCCGCACGCCGTGACGTGTCGATCGCGGGCCTGGTCCGCGAAGCCGCGCAAAGCGCCTTGCGGGACGCCGAGTTGACCTGGGCGGACATCGACGCCGTCGTCATCGGCAAAGCGCCCGACTTCTTCGAGGGCGTCATGATGCCGGAGCTGTACCTCGCCGACGCGCTCGGCGCCGTCGGCAAACCCATGCTCCGCGTCCACACGGCGGGCTCCGTCGGCGGCTCCACGGCGCTCGTCGCCGCGAACCTCGTCGCCGCGCGCGTCCACGGCACCGTCCTCACCCTCGCCTTCGAAAAGCAGTCGGAATCCAACGCGATGTGGGGCCTCTCGCTGCCCGTGCCGTTCCAACAGCCGCTGCTCGCGGGCGCGGGCGGCTTCTTCGCCCCGCACGTGCGCGCGTACATGCGGCGCACCGGCGCCCCCGACACGGTCGGCTCCCTCGTCGCGTACAAGGACCGCCGCAACGCCCTGAAGAACCCGTACGCCCACCTCCACGAGCACGACATCACCCTGGAGAAGGTCCAGGCGTCGCCCATGCTCTGGGACCCCATCCGCTACTCGGAGACCTGCCCGTCGTCCGACGGCGCCTGCGCGATGATCCTCACCGACCGTGCGGGCGCGGCCCGTTCGCCCCGGCCGCCCGCCTGGATGCACGGCGGTGCCATGCGCAGCGAGCCGACGCTCTTCGCGGGCAAGGACTTCGTGTCGCCGCAGGCGGGCAAGGACTGCGCGGCCGACGTCTACCGGCAGGCCGGCATCGCGGACCCGCGCAGGGAGATCGACGCCGTCGAGATGTACGTGCCGTTCTCCTGGTACGAGCCGATGTGGCTGGAGAACCTGGGTTTCGCCGAGGAGGGCGAGGGCTGGAAGCTCACCGAATCCGGCGTCACGGAGCTGGACGGCGACCTGCCGGTCAACATGTCGGGCGGCGTCCTGTCCACCAATCCCATCGGCGCCTCCGGCATGATCCGCTTCGCCGAGGCGGCACTTCAGGTGCGCGGCCAGGCGGGCGAACACCAAGTGGAAGGCGCCCGCAAGGCACTTGGGCACGCCTACGGAGGCGGCTCGCAGTTCTTCGCCATGTGGCTCGTCGGAGCCGAACCGCCCACCGGCTGA
- a CDS encoding DUF397 domain-containing protein — protein MADSTTQQHPLAGWDKPELDLSTADWRSSSEGRGDVEIAFVEGFIAMRNSDRPESPSLIFTPAEWGAFVHGAREGEFDLT, from the coding sequence GTGGCCGACAGCACCACTCAGCAGCATCCGCTCGCGGGCTGGGACAAGCCGGAGCTCGACCTCAGCACGGCGGACTGGCGATCGAGCAGCGAGGGGCGCGGAGACGTCGAGATCGCCTTCGTCGAGGGCTTCATCGCCATGCGCAACAGCGACCGCCCGGAGAGCCCTTCCCTGATCTTCACCCCGGCGGAGTGGGGAGCCTTCGTCCATGGCGCCCGGGAGGGCGAGTTCGACCTGACGTAG